GCAATGATGCAAAAACCTGATACAAAGTATTACATAGATTTATTTCTATTAAGAATACCGATTTTCGGGAATCTATTAAAAAAAGCGTTAATTGCTCGTTTTAGTAGAACGTTAAGTTCGTTGTTAATGAATTCTGTCTCGATTTTAAAGGCGGTAGCATTAACAGAAAAGGTAGTCGGTAATGAAGTGTTTTCTAGAGCATTAGGGGAGTCGAGGTATGTATTAGAGCGGGGACGATCGATGTCGGAACCGTTAGACAAGCATTGGGCATTCCCACCTCTTGTTACCCAAATGATCGCAGTAGGCGAACAAACGGGTACTTTGGACCATATGCTTGGGAGAATTGCAGATTTCTATGAATCCGAAGTAGAAACCGCAACAGATTCTCTCAAATCATTAATTGAGCCGTTAATGATTGTTGTTTTAGCAGTAATTGTCGGGACTATTGTACTAGCGATTATGGTTCCGATGTTTGAACTATTTAACAATGTAGGTTAATAAATTTTTTAATATACTAAGGGGGAAAACCTAATGAAAAAATTGATGAAAAATGAAAAAGGTTTAACACTGATTGAATTGCTAGCTGTAATTGTAATTCTGGCAATCATTGCAGCAATTGCGATTCCGATGATTGGGAACTTAATCCAAAAATCAGAAGAAGATGGAGTTAAGGCTGATGCTATTAGAATTTTAGAAGCAGCGCAATTGTATCAGTTAGAAAATCCTAATGAATCTAGTGCAACTTTTGCGGTATCAGGATTAAGTGAATACCTTCAATTGACGGATGACAAATTGGCAGGTGCAACTGTGAATTTTTCTAGTTCTGAATTAGAAATTGATACAGGTAATATATCAGCTGGTAAAATAAAATTAAACTTTACTGGAGCTACAATAATGGAAATTAATGATGACGAAAGTGGTTCAGGTGAAGATAGTGGGACTCCAGGTGTTAGAACAATTGGAGACTAAAATGTTTAATTTAAAACCGTGGTTATATACCAATAACCACGGTTTTTCAAACAAAATTTAGAGGACTGAAAAAGCTGTGGTATATATAATCGGATATTTCTTTATCATTGGCCTAGTTATAGGTTCATTTGCAAATGTAGTAGGTTTACGAGTTCCAAAAGGAAAATCAATTGCAGCACCAAGGTCAGCCTGTCCTTACTGCCAACATCAACTAAAATGGTATGAACTCATTCCTGTATTTTCTTATTTGTTTCAAGGTGGTAAATGTAAAGCATGCAAAGCTACCATATCACCGCTATATCCAATTATGGAGCTATTGTCAGGGTTATTATTTGCATTCGCTGCTTACATAAATATGTTTCAGCTTGAGTTACTCGTTTCCTTAACATTCATTACGATGCTACTG
Above is a window of Salirhabdus salicampi DNA encoding:
- a CDS encoding prepilin-type N-terminal cleavage/methylation domain-containing protein; amino-acid sequence: MKKLMKNEKGLTLIELLAVIVILAIIAAIAIPMIGNLIQKSEEDGVKADAIRILEAAQLYQLENPNESSATFAVSGLSEYLQLTDDKLAGATVNFSSSELEIDTGNISAGKIKLNFTGATIMEINDDESGSGEDSGTPGVRTIGD